Proteins from one Faecalibacterium sp. I3-3-33 genomic window:
- a CDS encoding TRAP transporter small permease: MKKLDKILDNVMRFLMAVAMFALLAGGTWQIFTRWILRNPSTVTDEFLRYVLIWASMIGSAYCFYKDKHLALDLVKGRAKGAFNVVLSVFIEAAIVFFVGYVFVYGGWKLTANATNVSSVMRIPFKFLYSILPISGVFIILARVLKYVQLFAERKEKKGENA, from the coding sequence GTGAAAAAACTGGATAAAATTCTGGATAATGTCATGCGCTTCCTCATGGCAGTGGCAATGTTCGCCCTGCTGGCAGGCGGCACTTGGCAGATCTTTACCCGCTGGATCCTGCGCAACCCCTCCACTGTGACGGACGAGTTTTTGCGCTATGTCCTGATCTGGGCTTCCATGATCGGTTCCGCCTACTGCTTCTACAAGGATAAGCATCTGGCACTGGATCTGGTCAAGGGCCGCGCAAAGGGTGCGTTCAACGTTGTGCTCAGCGTGTTCATCGAGGCCGCCATCGTGTTCTTTGTGGGCTACGTCTTTGTTTACGGCGGCTGGAAGCTGACTGCAAACGCCACCAACGTTTCCTCGGTCATGCGCATCCCCTTCAAGTTCCTGTATTCCATCCTGCCGATCTCCGGCGTGTTCATCATTCTGGCCCGCGTGCTGAAGTATGTACAGCTCTTCGCGGAGCGTAAGGAAAAGAAAGGAGAAAACGCATAA